One window of Flavobacteriales bacterium genomic DNA carries:
- a CDS encoding PDZ domain-containing protein → MKKLLLALAVLAAVPVFSQPSPASTKLQALLYQIEHMYVDSVDDNKLVNSAIVSMLADLDPHSVYIPKEDLEEVNEPLKGNFEGVGIQFNIVRDTIYVVDAIASGPSERVGIRAGDRVVKVDSETVAGTGVKNADVIKLLRGPKGTKVNVSIVRQGEKAPLDFTITRDKIPIYSVEAAYMAAPGVGYIKVSRFGATTTKEFSDKLDMLKKQGMKDLVLDLQGNGGGYLRAAQEMADQFLDDRKLIVYTEGRTSPREDLYASSTGKFEKGRLVVMVDEGSASASEIVTGAMQDWDRAVVVGRRSFGKGLVQRPVMLPDGSAVRLTVARYYTPSGRCIQKSYADGLDAYRHEGMDRLRDGELTSADSIHIQDTVKYYTNNKRIVYGGGGIVPDVFVPIDTSLSSAWFGQLVRKGITNTAAINYVDKHRAEIQRQYKDVDAFRKNFTVAPDLTNAMEKLAEEAKIEPDSAGMARSQRLVDLRLKALIARDVWNTSAYWQVINADNPVDLSYEEALRVITDDELQRTKLAER, encoded by the coding sequence ATGAAGAAGCTCCTGCTCGCCCTCGCCGTTCTTGCGGCTGTTCCCGTTTTTTCCCAGCCCAGCCCAGCCTCCACGAAGTTGCAGGCCCTGCTGTACCAGATCGAACACATGTACGTGGACAGTGTGGATGACAACAAACTGGTGAACTCCGCCATCGTGAGCATGCTTGCGGACCTCGACCCGCACAGCGTCTACATCCCGAAGGAGGACCTCGAAGAGGTGAACGAACCGCTGAAGGGCAACTTCGAGGGTGTGGGGATCCAGTTCAACATCGTGCGTGACACCATCTATGTGGTGGACGCCATCGCCAGCGGCCCTAGTGAGCGCGTAGGCATCCGGGCGGGCGACCGCGTTGTGAAGGTGGACAGTGAGACCGTGGCCGGCACGGGCGTGAAGAACGCCGACGTGATCAAGTTGCTCCGCGGTCCCAAGGGCACCAAGGTGAACGTCAGCATTGTGAGACAGGGGGAAAAAGCACCGCTGGATTTTACGATCACGCGGGACAAGATCCCCATTTACAGCGTAGAGGCCGCTTACATGGCAGCCCCCGGTGTAGGCTACATCAAGGTGAGCCGCTTCGGTGCCACCACCACCAAGGAATTTTCGGACAAGCTGGACATGCTGAAGAAGCAAGGCATGAAGGACCTTGTGCTCGACCTGCAAGGCAATGGCGGCGGATACCTGCGCGCCGCACAGGAGATGGCGGACCAGTTCTTGGACGACCGGAAGCTGATCGTGTACACGGAGGGGCGCACCTCTCCACGAGAGGACCTGTACGCCTCGTCCACCGGCAAATTCGAAAAAGGCCGCTTGGTGGTGATGGTGGACGAGGGTAGCGCCTCGGCGAGTGAGATCGTCACCGGTGCGATGCAGGATTGGGACCGTGCGGTGGTCGTCGGCCGTCGCTCCTTCGGAAAGGGTCTGGTGCAGCGTCCCGTGATGCTGCCGGACGGCTCGGCGGTGCGCCTCACCGTGGCACGTTATTACACGCCCAGCGGCCGCTGCATACAGAAGTCGTACGCTGACGGGCTGGATGCCTATCGCCACGAGGGCATGGACCGCCTGCGCGACGGGGAACTCACCAGCGCGGACAGCATCCATATCCAGGACACCGTGAAATACTACACCAATAACAAGCGCATCGTTTATGGCGGCGGCGGTATCGTGCCGGACGTCTTCGTGCCCATCGACACCTCGCTCAGCTCAGCCTGGTTCGGCCAGCTCGTGCGCAAAGGCATCACCAACACCGCAGCGATCAACTACGTGGACAAGCACCGAGCAGAGATCCAGCGCCAGTACAAGGACGTGGACGCCTTCCGGAAGAACTTTACCGTGGCCCCCGACCTGACCAATGCCATGGAGAAACTGGCTGAAGAGGCCAAGATCGAGCCGGACAGCGCGGGCATGGCCCGTTCCCAACGCTTGGTGGACCTCCGGCTGAAAGCACTGATCGCCCGTGATGTTTGGAACACCTCGGCCTATTGGCAAGTGATCAATGCGGACAATCCGGTGGACCTCAGCTATGAGGAGGCCTTGCGCGTGATCACCGACGATGAGCTCCAGCGCACCAAGCTGGCTGAACGCTGA
- a CDS encoding DUF1573 domain-containing protein — MPPSGYDGPTTTIGYAAATHDFGKIKQDSENKYVFKFTNTGKEPLVITNAVGSCGCTVPDYPKHPIAPGESGDLSVVYKPGKQEGQQSKTVTVTANTEPSQTVLRISAEVLKVD, encoded by the coding sequence ATGCCCCCGTCGGGCTATGACGGCCCCACGACCACCATCGGTTACGCTGCGGCCACCCACGATTTCGGAAAGATCAAGCAGGACAGCGAGAACAAGTATGTCTTCAAATTCACCAATACCGGCAAGGAACCCTTGGTGATCACCAACGCCGTGGGCAGCTGCGGCTGTACCGTCCCCGACTACCCCAAGCACCCCATCGCCCCGGGTGAGAGCGGCGACCTCAGCGTGGTATACAAGCCTGGAAAGCAGGAAGGCCAACAGAGCAAGACCGTGACGGTGACCGCGAACACGGAACCCTCGCAGACCGTGCTGCGCATCAGCGCCGAGGTGCTGAAGGTGGATTGA